A stretch of Fibrobacter sp. DNA encodes these proteins:
- a CDS encoding U32 family peptidase, which produces MNNQELLLPVGTWDMLEAAVKNGADAVYFGVPHWNARGRTEDFSFEDVGAMIRYARAHGVRSFLAMNVLVFERELQQLPEFLEQIIALEPDAFIIQDIGLARLIRAICPNQEIHASTQMTLASAEGVNLVKPIGFNRAVLSRELSAKQIAAVKAGTDLEIEVFIHGALCVSYSGQCLTSENFGGRSANRGQCAQSCRLPYRIFVDGKEYTETNAQYLFSTRDLCALPKLAELREAGVESLKVEGRLKSPEYVAAVTRAYRKALNNLGNASDRADLGLDYKDKEPLEVLFSRGLSTGWLDGDNHQELVNGTFSNHHGMYLGKVVKVERGSVFVALDDTKEIGVPCAGDGILFEDATFGVSTGSRLYGAQMVQNPHTKRGDGMRGKGPMLRLDFGRDFDMRDIGRNMDVFRNDSPALEKELRKTFTDRSQETKRPVNMELTGAVGEKLTLKVWLAGVTLMQGADKAAIVESENVLEAAKNAADPAAIEALARKELGGLASTPYELGTLMVRVDGAPFVPGKVLRNMRQAATQQLEEVQLQWKELNPSARDGKKFLQNITIKFKAAAALAKKNIQNASTQKAENFGVTANVAKPVISVLVRNPEQISALKGLAIDNVIMDFDWGVKYDEPLQQIRDLGFKAGMATLRVHKPGENHYLRKILELCPDFALVRNLGALSVLKDSGIPLTGDYSLNAANSASYEWLLDQGLTTLHPSWDLNSTQLFDLLDSIDGSRLELTLHQYMPAFHSEYCAFARSLTTGRRFPECGKICTQHKVEIQDHKGERHFLQSDAECRNTLFVGHPQSALKLMPQLRTAGVNHFRLEMLNEDPETVRRKVLIYTQAIQGKISIEDAIREAGIQEKYGLSEGQLFNESTWQNRKKCD; this is translated from the coding sequence ATGAATAATCAAGAATTGCTACTTCCTGTGGGAACCTGGGACATGTTGGAAGCCGCCGTCAAGAACGGGGCCGATGCCGTTTACTTTGGTGTGCCCCACTGGAATGCCCGCGGCCGCACCGAGGACTTCTCCTTCGAAGATGTGGGAGCAATGATCCGCTATGCACGCGCCCACGGAGTCCGTAGCTTTTTGGCAATGAACGTTCTCGTGTTTGAACGTGAACTTCAGCAGTTGCCGGAATTCTTGGAACAGATTATTGCGTTGGAACCGGATGCATTTATTATCCAGGACATCGGTCTTGCCCGATTGATCCGAGCCATTTGTCCCAACCAGGAAATTCACGCCAGCACCCAAATGACCTTGGCCAGCGCCGAGGGCGTAAACCTGGTGAAGCCCATCGGATTTAACCGCGCCGTCTTGAGTCGTGAACTTTCTGCAAAGCAGATCGCCGCCGTAAAGGCAGGCACCGACTTGGAAATTGAAGTCTTTATACACGGTGCCTTGTGCGTCTCCTATTCGGGACAGTGCCTCACCAGCGAAAACTTCGGTGGACGTTCCGCAAACCGCGGGCAATGCGCCCAGAGTTGCCGCCTTCCCTACCGCATTTTCGTGGACGGAAAGGAATACACAGAAACCAATGCGCAGTACTTGTTCAGCACCCGGGATTTGTGCGCCTTGCCTAAATTGGCGGAACTGCGGGAGGCTGGGGTCGAGTCTTTGAAAGTGGAAGGCCGCTTGAAGAGCCCCGAATACGTGGCTGCAGTGACTAGGGCATATAGGAAAGCTTTGAATAACCTGGGCAACGCTAGTGACCGCGCGGACCTTGGTCTGGATTACAAGGACAAGGAACCGCTGGAAGTGTTGTTCTCCCGCGGTCTTTCCACTGGCTGGCTGGACGGCGACAACCATCAGGAACTTGTGAACGGAACCTTCAGCAATCACCACGGTATGTACCTGGGTAAGGTTGTTAAGGTGGAACGCGGTTCTGTTTTCGTTGCTCTGGACGACACCAAGGAAATCGGCGTTCCCTGCGCAGGCGATGGCATCTTGTTTGAAGACGCCACCTTCGGCGTAAGCACTGGTAGCCGTTTGTACGGCGCCCAGATGGTGCAGAATCCCCACACGAAGCGTGGTGACGGAATGCGTGGGAAGGGACCCATGTTGCGCCTGGATTTCGGCAGGGACTTCGACATGCGAGACATCGGCCGCAATATGGACGTGTTCCGCAACGACTCCCCTGCCCTAGAAAAAGAGCTGCGTAAGACGTTCACGGACCGCAGTCAAGAAACGAAGCGCCCCGTAAATATGGAATTGACGGGAGCGGTGGGTGAAAAACTGACCCTGAAGGTTTGGCTCGCTGGCGTTACCCTGATGCAGGGGGCGGACAAGGCAGCCATTGTGGAAAGCGAAAACGTTCTGGAAGCGGCGAAGAACGCGGCGGATCCCGCCGCAATCGAAGCGCTGGCCCGCAAGGAACTGGGCGGCCTCGCCTCCACGCCTTATGAACTTGGAACGCTGATGGTCCGAGTGGACGGCGCACCTTTCGTTCCTGGAAAGGTGCTGCGCAACATGCGCCAGGCCGCCACCCAGCAGTTGGAAGAAGTCCAATTGCAGTGGAAGGAACTGAACCCAAGCGCCCGCGATGGCAAGAAGTTCCTGCAGAATATCACAATAAAGTTCAAGGCCGCGGCGGCCCTCGCCAAGAAGAACATTCAGAACGCCTCCACCCAGAAGGCAGAAAACTTCGGCGTCACCGCAAACGTTGCAAAGCCGGTTATTTCTGTTCTGGTCCGTAATCCTGAACAGATTTCCGCCCTCAAGGGCCTCGCCATCGACAACGTCATTATGGATTTCGACTGGGGTGTTAAATACGACGAACCCCTCCAGCAGATTCGTGATCTCGGTTTCAAGGCGGGCATGGCAACCCTTCGCGTCCACAAGCCCGGCGAAAACCATTACCTCCGAAAGATTCTGGAACTTTGCCCCGACTTCGCTTTGGTCCGTAACTTGGGCGCCCTCTCCGTTCTTAAGGACAGCGGAATCCCGCTCACAGGTGACTACAGCTTGAACGCAGCCAACTCCGCCAGCTATGAATGGCTCCTGGACCAAGGCCTCACAACGCTTCACCCTTCCTGGGACTTGAACAGCACCCAGCTTTTCGACTTGCTGGATAGCATCGACGGAAGCCGCTTGGAACTGACACTTCACCAGTACATGCCCGCCTTCCATTCTGAATACTGCGCATTCGCACGCAGCCTCACCACGGGCCGCCGCTTCCCGGAATGCGGAAAGATCTGCACCCAGCACAAGGTTGAAATTCAGGACCACAAGGGCGAACGCCACTTCCTGCAATCCGATGCAGAATGCCGCAACACTTTGTTCGTAGGCCATCCTCAGTCCGCACTGAAGCTCATGCCGCAGCTCCGTACCGCAGGCGTAAACCACTTCCGCCTGGAGATGTTGAACGAAGATCCAGAAACAGTCCGCCGCAAGGTGCTGATTTACACCCAGGCAATTCAGGGAAAGATTTCTATTGAAGACGCCATCCGCGAAGCGGGAATTCAGGAAAAGTACGGTTTAAGCGAAGGTCAGCTTTTCAACGAAAGCACCTGGCAGAACCGCAAAAAATGTGATTAA